From the genome of Methylomonas sp. UP202, one region includes:
- the hrpA gene encoding ATP-dependent RNA helicase HrpA → MSVHDTLKQLAKNLSNCMSVDRHGFKRQLDRLRGEVGKGKDVAGQLQQLADKIERSVSRCNQRRVSVPAINYPDLPVSGKKDEIAELIKNNQVTIVCGETGSGKTTQLPKICLDIGRGISGMIGHTQPRRIAARTVAHRIAEELGQAIGNTVGYKVRFHDQTAPNSLVKLMTDGILLAETQNDRYLNQYDTLIIDEAHERSLNIDFLLGYLRWLLPKRPDLKVVITSATIDPERFAKHFNNAPIVNVSGRTYPVDVRYRPIELIEEDDETSADLQQAILDAVDELYRDLRGDILIFLSGEHEIRETTESLRKSHNNGRYEVLPLYSKLSVAEQERVFKPSGNKPRIVLATNVAETSLTVPGIRCVIDSGHARISRYSAKSKIQRLPIERISQASANQRAGRCGRVAEGICIRLYSKEDYLARPEFTDPEILRTNLSSVILQMAALKLGDIEEFPFVEPPDEKMVRDGKTSLFEVDALDKQGNLTDTGRQLAKIPTDPKLARMLLAAAQLGSLHEVAIIVSALSIQDPRDKPADKLPQAEAKHAQFKAEDSDFLTLLNLWNAFEEQKKHLTNSKLRKYCQDNFLSYIRMREWHDIHTQIMQVARGDLGLKTAGNPANYEQIHMALLPGLLSNIGFRHEQYEYLGARGLKFFIFPGSGQHKARPKWIMAAEQVETSKVYARTVAKIEPEWIEACAQHLVKRNYYDPHWEKNAGRCGVFERTLLYGLTLTAKRKVPYENVDPKAAREMFIRHALVNQDYHSNAPFFKANEKLLEEVGYIQHKGRRVDLIEDEEWLYQFYDKKLPAEVVSGIALDQWRKKVERDNPKILFLTKEDLTREEDNRINDWDFPDSKKVGDLTIELHYRFEPGHDEDGVTAIIPVHQLNQIRQMPFDWLVPGMLEEKVTALIKSLPKHLRKHFVPVPNTAKACLEIEPDFKGSVYEWLSNRLRKLTGEAIPLNEWQPDQLPEHLKMNFRVVDDAGRAIGYGRNLAKLQAEHATKAGDSFDKLAQEEMNHTGCIAWAFDDLPETWQFMQKGQSFIGFPAIVDEGQTVGVKILETQHKAELAHFDGLTKLYQLVCKKDAQYILKNHGVSPALQLAYNQLPAHPLLKDRAGGEFKDDVLYAIFAAAFVEGQAIRTQPQFEAILAANKSTLMTTMTQAGKQIGDILGQYQTLRKRLQQPGVAPGVRQDIEQQLGLLLYKGFLRHTPAGQLAAIARYLKASECRLDKQKPDSPDIQGLNRLWQHYWRHIEKQMKTLTPTPERESFRWALEELRVSLFAQQLKTAFPVSVQRLEKQWDQGV, encoded by the coding sequence ATGTCCGTCCACGACACCTTGAAACAACTCGCCAAAAACCTTAGCAACTGCATGAGCGTAGACCGCCACGGCTTCAAGCGGCAGCTCGACCGGTTGCGCGGCGAGGTGGGGAAGGGCAAGGATGTAGCCGGGCAGTTGCAACAACTGGCGGACAAGATCGAGCGCTCGGTCAGCCGTTGTAATCAGCGCCGCGTTTCGGTGCCTGCGATTAACTATCCGGATTTGCCGGTCAGCGGCAAGAAGGATGAAATTGCCGAGCTGATTAAAAACAACCAAGTGACGATAGTCTGCGGCGAGACCGGTTCCGGCAAGACCACCCAGTTGCCGAAGATATGCCTGGACATCGGTCGCGGCATCAGCGGCATGATCGGTCATACCCAGCCCAGAAGAATCGCGGCGCGCACCGTGGCCCACCGCATCGCAGAGGAGCTGGGCCAGGCCATCGGCAACACGGTCGGTTACAAGGTACGCTTTCACGACCAGACCGCGCCGAATTCGCTGGTCAAATTGATGACCGACGGGATTTTGCTGGCCGAGACTCAGAACGACCGCTATCTGAACCAGTACGACACGCTGATCATCGATGAGGCCCACGAGCGCAGTCTGAACATCGATTTTTTGCTGGGCTATTTGCGCTGGCTGCTGCCGAAGCGGCCGGATTTGAAAGTGGTGATTACCTCGGCGACCATCGATCCGGAGCGCTTCGCCAAGCATTTTAATAACGCGCCGATTGTGAATGTTTCCGGCCGTACCTATCCGGTGGATGTGCGCTACCGGCCGATCGAACTGATCGAGGAAGACGACGAAACGTCGGCCGATTTGCAGCAAGCGATACTGGATGCGGTGGACGAGTTGTATCGGGATTTGCGCGGCGACATTCTGATCTTTCTCAGCGGCGAACACGAAATACGCGAAACCACCGAATCCCTGCGTAAATCGCATAATAATGGTCGCTACGAGGTGCTGCCGCTGTACTCCAAGCTCAGCGTCGCCGAGCAGGAGCGGGTGTTTAAACCCAGCGGCAACAAGCCGCGCATCGTGTTGGCCACCAACGTCGCCGAGACTTCGCTGACCGTGCCCGGCATTCGCTGCGTGATCGACTCGGGCCATGCCCGCATCAGCCGCTACAGCGCCAAGAGCAAGATTCAGCGTTTGCCGATCGAGCGGATCTCCCAAGCCAGCGCCAACCAGCGCGCCGGGCGTTGCGGTCGGGTCGCGGAAGGCATTTGCATTCGGCTGTATTCCAAAGAGGATTATCTGGCCCGGCCGGAATTTACCGATCCGGAGATTTTGCGCACCAATCTGTCGTCGGTGATCTTGCAGATGGCGGCGTTGAAGCTGGGCGACATCGAGGAGTTTCCGTTCGTCGAGCCGCCGGACGAAAAAATGGTCCGCGACGGTAAGACTTCGTTGTTCGAAGTCGATGCCTTGGACAAGCAAGGCAACTTGACCGACACCGGCCGCCAGTTGGCGAAGATTCCGACCGACCCGAAGCTGGCGCGCATGCTGCTGGCGGCCGCGCAATTGGGTTCGCTGCACGAGGTCGCGATCATCGTGTCGGCCTTGAGTATTCAAGACCCGCGCGACAAGCCGGCTGATAAATTGCCTCAGGCCGAGGCCAAGCATGCGCAATTCAAGGCCGAAGATTCGGACTTCCTGACCCTGCTGAATCTGTGGAATGCCTTCGAGGAACAGAAGAAACACCTGACCAACAGCAAATTGCGTAAATACTGCCAGGACAACTTTTTGTCCTATATCAGGATGCGCGAATGGCACGACATCCATACCCAGATCATGCAGGTGGCGCGCGGCGATTTGGGCTTAAAGACCGCCGGCAATCCGGCCAATTACGAACAAATCCACATGGCCTTGCTGCCGGGTTTGCTGTCCAACATCGGTTTCCGCCACGAACAATATGAGTATTTGGGTGCGCGCGGCTTGAAGTTTTTCATCTTTCCCGGTTCCGGACAGCACAAGGCGCGGCCGAAGTGGATCATGGCCGCCGAGCAGGTCGAAACTAGCAAGGTCTACGCCCGCACCGTCGCCAAGATCGAGCCGGAATGGATAGAAGCCTGCGCCCAGCATCTGGTTAAACGCAATTACTACGACCCGCATTGGGAAAAAAACGCCGGCCGCTGCGGCGTGTTCGAACGGACCTTGTTGTACGGTTTGACGCTGACCGCCAAGCGCAAGGTGCCTTACGAAAACGTCGATCCGAAAGCGGCCCGGGAGATGTTTATTCGTCATGCCTTGGTCAATCAGGATTACCACTCCAACGCGCCGTTTTTTAAAGCCAACGAAAAACTGCTGGAGGAGGTCGGTTACATTCAGCACAAGGGTCGCCGCGTCGATTTGATCGAGGACGAGGAATGGCTGTACCAGTTTTACGATAAAAAGCTGCCGGCCGAAGTCGTCAGCGGCATCGCGCTGGATCAATGGCGCAAAAAGGTCGAGCGGGATAATCCGAAGATTCTGTTTTTGACCAAGGAAGACTTGACCCGGGAAGAGGACAACCGGATCAACGACTGGGATTTTCCGGACAGCAAGAAAGTCGGGGATTTGACCATCGAATTGCATTACCGCTTCGAGCCGGGCCACGACGAGGACGGCGTAACCGCGATCATTCCGGTGCATCAACTCAATCAGATTCGGCAGATGCCGTTCGATTGGCTGGTGCCGGGCATGCTGGAGGAAAAAGTCACGGCGCTGATCAAGTCTTTACCTAAGCATTTGCGCAAGCACTTCGTGCCGGTGCCGAACACCGCCAAGGCCTGTCTGGAAATCGAGCCGGATTTCAAGGGTTCGGTCTACGAATGGCTGAGTAACCGTTTGCGCAAACTGACCGGCGAGGCGATCCCGCTCAACGAATGGCAGCCGGATCAACTGCCGGAACATTTGAAGATGAACTTTCGGGTCGTCGACGACGCCGGCCGGGCCATCGGTTACGGCCGCAACCTGGCCAAGCTGCAAGCCGAACACGCAACCAAGGCCGGCGACAGTTTCGACAAATTGGCCCAGGAAGAAATGAATCACACCGGCTGCATTGCCTGGGCCTTCGACGACTTGCCGGAGACCTGGCAGTTCATGCAAAAAGGCCAGAGCTTCATCGGCTTTCCGGCCATCGTCGATGAAGGCCAGACGGTCGGCGTCAAGATTCTGGAAACTCAGCATAAGGCCGAATTGGCTCACTTCGACGGTCTTACCAAGCTGTATCAGTTGGTGTGTAAAAAAGACGCGCAATACATCCTTAAAAACCACGGCGTGTCGCCGGCTTTGCAACTGGCTTACAACCAGCTGCCGGCCCATCCCTTACTCAAAGACCGCGCCGGCGGCGAGTTCAAGGACGATGTGTTGTATGCCATTTTCGCGGCGGCATTCGTCGAAGGCCAAGCCATTCGCACCCAGCCGCAATTCGAGGCCATTTTGGCGGCGAATAAATCGACGTTAATGACGACGATGACACAGGCCGGCAAGCAAATCGGCGACATCCTCGGCCAATACCAAACGCTACGCAAGCGCTTGCAACAACCCGGCGTCGCGCCGGGCGTGCGACAAGACATCGAGCAGCAGTTGGGCTTATTACTCTACAAAGGTTTTTTGCGGCATACCCCGGCCGGGCAATTGGCGGCGATCGCCCGTTATCTGAAAGCCAGCGAATGCCGCTTGGACAAACAAAAGCCGGATTCGCCGGACATACAGGGTCTGAACAGGTTGTGGCAGCATTACTGGCGGCATATCGAAAAACAGATGAAGACCTTGACGCCGACGCCCGAGCGGGAAAGCTTCCGCTGGGCCTTGGAAGAATTGCGAGTGTCCTTGTTCGCGCAACAGTTGAAGACGGCATTTCCGGTATCGGTGCAGCGTCTGGAAAAGCAGTGGGATCAGGGCGTTTAG
- the mobI gene encoding conjugative transfer protein MobI(A/C) has translation MSSERLVNTQSTLTEQDILHWIETRCDHLQAQARVLVDDYWRQMKSQRLKHSKSESGRIGVRIRCRENQRAFSIEWYRMATLRQNGQTRPIAQYVKKGRGYRYPLGNLLKGEPTWEAELVEELETEFAHIRQQLDRLGKIRDAVQRYCRVIEADANNKFIG, from the coding sequence ATGTCCAGCGAACGACTCGTCAACACTCAGTCCACTCTCACCGAACAAGACATATTGCATTGGATCGAAACCCGGTGCGATCATCTCCAGGCGCAAGCCAGAGTATTGGTCGATGATTATTGGCGCCAAATGAAAAGCCAGCGCCTAAAACACAGCAAAAGCGAATCGGGTCGAATCGGCGTCCGCATCCGCTGCCGGGAAAACCAACGCGCTTTCAGCATTGAGTGGTACCGCATGGCCACGTTACGACAAAACGGTCAAACCAGGCCAATTGCGCAGTACGTTAAGAAAGGCCGTGGCTATCGTTATCCGCTTGGCAACCTGCTGAAGGGCGAACCCACCTGGGAAGCGGAATTAGTCGAAGAACTGGAAACCGAGTTTGCCCATATCCGGCAACAGCTCGATCGGCTGGGAAAAATTCGCGATGCGGTGCAGCGTTATTGCAGGGTCATTGAAGCCGATGCCAATAACAAATTCATCGGTTGA
- the traF gene encoding conjugal transfer protein TraF — MRAPILAMLENAYGFKIYPVSLDGLPVPNVFFSQFKQDNGQAAMLGVEQAPELLLMKPPKQIVPLAQGASSLEELTGRILLAAKEAGWIDATQYQTTQGIRNTPMLLPVLTPNTAVPFCFVEEWSL, encoded by the coding sequence GTGCGGGCGCCGATTCTGGCCATGCTGGAAAACGCCTACGGTTTCAAGATTTATCCCGTATCGCTGGATGGTTTGCCGGTGCCGAACGTTTTTTTTAGCCAGTTCAAACAGGATAACGGTCAGGCGGCGATGTTGGGGGTCGAGCAGGCACCAGAGCTGCTTCTGATGAAACCACCCAAGCAAATTGTGCCGTTGGCGCAAGGTGCCTCGTCGTTGGAAGAGCTCACCGGTCGCATTCTGTTGGCTGCCAAGGAAGCGGGATGGATCGATGCCACGCAATATCAAACCACCCAGGGCATTCGGAATACGCCGATGTTGTTACCGGTACTGACACCCAACACCGCTGTTCCGTTTTGCTTCGTCGAAGAATGGTCGTTGTGA
- a CDS encoding PepSY-associated TM helix domain-containing protein — translation MNSPASAVTAAPVNANAKRTACLEGLKARRKLWLKVHLWLGLSLGLFLALIGLTGSVLVFWQEIDRALNPALYVSARAGGDHQSLDSIFAAAERVAPPAWESAWADAPTAANGNYVFGFYYPSGSQSPESAQSLNIAIDPYTAEPAGRRVFYHASNPLKHSLMGFFFKLHYALLLGDTGVTVVGIFGVLFLVSVLSGLILWWPLTGKWRRVLTIKRRASRERFNHDLHQSAGFYSLAVMLALLVSGIYFNLPEQFRWLVGQFSELSPEPAIPAHASPGQAGALDRAIERARRDFPGGVAQYYTWEGGTQRRFQACYRDVESLRHKVMNDRCLVFDPASGALLQVQDAEHGSAGDVFMLWQWPLHSGRVFGWTGRILVFVTGLLCPLLFATGLIRWLQKRKSAKAKLRARIA, via the coding sequence ATGAACTCACCCGCATCCGCCGTTACCGCCGCTCCAGTCAATGCCAACGCCAAAAGAACCGCGTGTTTGGAAGGGCTCAAGGCCCGCCGCAAACTCTGGCTGAAAGTCCATCTTTGGCTGGGTTTGAGTCTGGGTTTGTTTCTGGCGTTGATCGGCTTGACCGGCTCGGTCCTGGTATTTTGGCAGGAAATCGACCGGGCGCTGAATCCCGCATTGTACGTTTCGGCGCGCGCCGGCGGCGATCACCAGTCCCTGGACTCGATATTCGCGGCGGCCGAGCGCGTCGCGCCGCCGGCTTGGGAGTCGGCCTGGGCCGACGCGCCTACCGCGGCCAACGGCAATTACGTGTTCGGTTTTTATTACCCGAGCGGCAGCCAATCGCCCGAATCCGCGCAATCGTTGAATATCGCCATCGACCCCTACACGGCGGAGCCGGCCGGACGGCGGGTGTTTTATCACGCCAGCAATCCGCTGAAACACAGCTTGATGGGGTTTTTCTTCAAGCTGCATTATGCCTTGCTGTTGGGGGATACCGGCGTGACGGTGGTTGGGATATTCGGCGTGCTGTTTTTGGTTTCGGTTTTGTCCGGCCTGATTTTATGGTGGCCATTGACCGGAAAATGGCGGCGGGTCTTGACGATTAAGCGGCGGGCTAGTCGCGAACGCTTCAATCACGACCTGCACCAAAGCGCCGGCTTTTATAGCCTGGCGGTCATGCTGGCCTTGCTGGTATCCGGCATTTACTTCAATTTGCCGGAGCAGTTTCGCTGGCTGGTCGGACAGTTTTCCGAACTGAGTCCCGAGCCGGCGATTCCTGCGCATGCTTCGCCCGGTCAAGCCGGCGCGCTGGACCGGGCGATCGAGCGCGCCCGGCGCGATTTTCCGGGCGGCGTAGCGCAATATTATACTTGGGAAGGCGGAACTCAACGGCGTTTTCAAGCCTGTTATCGCGACGTCGAATCCTTGCGACACAAGGTGATGAACGACCGTTGTTTGGTTTTCGACCCGGCTAGCGGCGCGTTGCTACAGGTTCAGGATGCCGAGCACGGTAGCGCCGGGGACGTTTTCATGCTGTGGCAATGGCCCTTGCATTCCGGCCGGGTGTTTGGCTGGACAGGCCGGATTTTGGTGTTCGTGACCGGTTTGCTTTGTCCCTTGTTATTCGCGACCGGCTTGATTCGGTGGCTGCAAAAGCGTAAATCCGCGAAAGCGAAACTTAGGGCTAGGATTGCGTGA
- a CDS encoding sigma-70 family RNA polymerase sigma factor: protein MLELTADDIADLMHKHRRELLRFLAQRIRCTDAAQDIFQETFIRYAGYGGKDRIDNPRAFIFRIAANLATDYLRSHQRHAGWDQEAGDGAEGDGGEPASLSAERTVMSQQQLERLIAALDELSPKCREVFVLLKLQHCSYAEVEQKLGISQTMIFKYLTQAMRHCRRTVGELD from the coding sequence ATGCTTGAACTGACCGCCGACGACATTGCCGATCTGATGCATAAGCATCGCCGCGAATTGCTACGCTTTCTGGCGCAACGCATCCGTTGCACGGACGCCGCTCAGGATATTTTCCAGGAAACCTTTATTCGTTACGCCGGTTACGGCGGTAAGGATCGCATCGACAATCCGCGCGCTTTCATTTTTCGCATCGCCGCCAATTTGGCCACCGATTATTTGCGCAGCCACCAGCGCCACGCCGGTTGGGACCAAGAGGCCGGGGATGGGGCGGAGGGCGACGGCGGCGAACCGGCGTCACTCTCCGCCGAACGTACCGTGATGTCGCAACAACAACTGGAACGCTTGATTGCCGCGCTGGACGAATTGTCGCCCAAGTGCCGGGAAGTGTTCGTCTTGCTCAAACTCCAGCATTGTAGCTACGCGGAAGTGGAACAAAAGCTGGGGATATCGCAGACGATGATCTTCAAGTACTTGACCCAGGCCATGCGCCATTGCCGGCGGACGGTCGGCGAGTTGGATTGA
- a CDS encoding FecR family protein yields the protein MNSPIPPFPQGSPDEQAEYWLALRDSPFYDGEQERRWQAWLAESADNREAWRRAEAFFGRIERIDPAQIVDIQAALRGATGARLEVADRPARRRHSWLVPMAACLLLAACLSWAMAAGWLADFRTGTGEQRRIQLSDGSTVILNTGSSLSVDFSETQRVIRLHGGEAYFKVAADAGRPFEVVTSSGRVRALGTAFDVKHWRDDLAVTVYEHSVRVAFADGETVESLPEGQRVESVGGKAGRPETVNLKQVGAWRERRLVFKEQALQAVVDDLNRYRSGRIVIADPVLARHRVTGVFDANDPEAALAVIEKTLAVAEWRLTDALVILRRR from the coding sequence ATGAATTCTCCCATTCCGCCATTTCCTCAAGGCAGCCCCGACGAACAAGCCGAGTATTGGCTGGCGTTGCGCGACTCGCCGTTTTACGACGGCGAGCAGGAACGGCGCTGGCAAGCTTGGTTGGCGGAGAGTGCCGACAACCGGGAAGCCTGGCGACGGGCCGAGGCGTTTTTCGGCCGAATAGAACGCATCGATCCGGCGCAGATCGTTGACATCCAAGCGGCGCTACGCGGCGCAACCGGCGCGCGGCTTGAAGTCGCCGACCGGCCGGCGCGACGCCGGCATTCCTGGCTGGTGCCGATGGCCGCCTGTCTGCTACTGGCCGCGTGCTTGAGTTGGGCGATGGCTGCCGGTTGGTTGGCCGATTTCCGCACGGGCACCGGCGAGCAGCGCCGGATTCAACTGAGCGACGGCTCGACGGTAATTCTGAATACCGGCTCGTCATTGTCGGTGGATTTTTCCGAAACCCAACGAGTGATTCGCTTGCACGGCGGGGAAGCTTACTTCAAGGTTGCCGCAGACGCAGGAAGGCCTTTCGAAGTAGTGACCAGCAGCGGCCGGGTCAGGGCCTTGGGTACCGCGTTCGACGTCAAACATTGGCGGGACGATCTGGCGGTCACGGTATACGAACACAGCGTGCGGGTCGCGTTCGCCGATGGCGAAACCGTGGAAAGCCTACCGGAAGGCCAGCGTGTCGAGTCGGTCGGCGGCAAGGCCGGTCGGCCGGAAACCGTGAATCTTAAGCAAGTCGGCGCTTGGCGGGAGCGACGCCTGGTGTTTAAAGAACAAGCACTGCAAGCCGTGGTCGACGACTTGAACCGCTACCGCTCCGGTCGGATCGTCATCGCAGACCCCGTTTTGGCCCGGCATCGAGTGACCGGCGTGTTCGACGCCAACGACCCGGAAGCGGCGCTGGCCGTCATCGAGAAAACCTTGGCCGTCGCCGAATGGCGGCTGACCGACGCTTTGGTGATTTTGCGGCGCAGATGA
- a CDS encoding TonB-dependent receptor, which translates to MNRRLSPINPFCLTLFAITLTASPLCAAEAEIDFAIPAAPLADALLQFSETSGVKVFFSSQLTGNLRGNAVQGRYAPRQALQNLLMGTGLVAKSAGDGTVTLEKLERPVEPHAAESTTMPLINVVGQIIYDATDPYHAKYYSPSTTAATKTDTPILETPVSIQVVPKAVINDQKATTIKDALENVSSVRPQSSLGLSNAYIIRGFRNGRIFRNGLVANGLGIGEGAQFESANLERIEVLKGPAAVLFGRIEPGGLINLVTKKPRDESYFSLEQRFGSHDFYRTEWDATGAVTEDKSLSYRLSGAYQNNQSFRDFNFNDRVLVNPSLTWRPSDATEMSLEVEGLNEEYQVDRGLFAIGDRPAPIPISRSFIDPNDPVDTNSKVNLGFNLSHAFTDTWTLRHRFLYSYVQDKNTSVKPANAFTVEQFLDPKNGNRTYSRNIFSQTSNNDTYTTNLDLVGQFGFLGAQHQTLIGMDYLRAVGTYEFYGNYMEPTPGLDIDIYNPAYGIAPSYYASALATPSDGGLNHYLFRDDWYGVYVQDHITLWDKLHILGGGRYDWAKTGVGVGASASAAEAGLPSRTDEGFSPRVGLLYQPWPWASVYGNWTTSFGANNGLTSTGATIDPEIGEQFEAGLKAEWFDRRLTTTLAYYHLTKQNLLTRDFNSPDPFAVAAIGKARSRGIELDLSGQVTDQLSLIGNYAFTDARIIKDFSGLQGNRLNNVPEHSGSLWLKLDIRQYHPLNGMQFGVGVFAVGQRQGDNDNSFALPGYVRLDAYTGYTCRLRDSRLTVQFNVRNLLDKTYYESTDPFQNAPPRVGIYPGASLTAVGSIKLEF; encoded by the coding sequence ATGAACCGCCGTTTATCTCCGATCAATCCATTTTGTTTGACACTGTTTGCCATCACGCTGACGGCTAGCCCATTGTGCGCGGCCGAGGCTGAAATCGATTTTGCGATTCCGGCCGCGCCGTTGGCCGATGCCTTGCTGCAGTTTTCCGAAACCAGCGGCGTCAAGGTGTTTTTCAGTTCGCAACTAACCGGAAATTTGCGCGGTAATGCGGTGCAAGGGCGTTACGCGCCGCGACAGGCCTTGCAAAATCTGTTGATGGGCACGGGCCTTGTCGCCAAAAGTGCCGGTGATGGGACCGTGACGTTGGAAAAACTGGAAAGACCGGTCGAACCGCATGCGGCCGAATCAACGACCATGCCGCTGATCAACGTTGTTGGGCAGATTATTTACGATGCGACCGATCCGTACCATGCAAAATACTATTCACCGAGCACCACCGCAGCGACAAAAACCGACACGCCGATATTGGAGACTCCGGTGTCGATACAAGTGGTGCCAAAGGCCGTGATCAACGATCAAAAGGCAACGACCATTAAGGACGCGCTGGAAAACGTCAGCAGCGTGCGGCCCCAATCGTCATTGGGATTAAGTAACGCCTATATCATCCGAGGCTTTAGGAACGGGCGGATTTTTCGCAACGGCTTGGTGGCTAACGGGTTGGGTATCGGTGAAGGTGCGCAGTTCGAGTCCGCGAATCTGGAGCGCATAGAGGTACTGAAAGGCCCGGCGGCGGTGCTGTTCGGGCGCATCGAGCCGGGAGGCCTAATTAATCTGGTTACCAAAAAGCCTCGGGACGAATCGTATTTTTCTTTAGAGCAGCGGTTCGGTTCCCACGATTTCTATCGTACCGAATGGGATGCCACCGGTGCGGTGACCGAGGACAAGTCGTTGAGCTATCGATTATCCGGGGCCTATCAAAATAACCAGTCGTTTAGGGATTTCAATTTTAACGATCGAGTGTTGGTGAACCCCTCGTTGACCTGGCGACCCAGCGATGCCACTGAAATGTCCCTGGAGGTGGAGGGCTTGAATGAGGAATATCAGGTCGATCGCGGTTTGTTCGCGATCGGCGATCGACCGGCGCCGATTCCGATCAGTCGTTCGTTCATCGACCCCAACGATCCCGTCGATACCAATTCGAAAGTAAACCTTGGTTTCAATTTATCCCACGCTTTTACCGATACCTGGACATTAAGGCATCGTTTTCTGTATTCGTATGTTCAAGATAAAAACACGTCGGTGAAACCGGCCAACGCCTTTACGGTCGAGCAATTTCTCGACCCGAAAAACGGTAACCGAACGTACTCGCGAAATATTTTTTCTCAAACGTCGAACAACGATACCTATACGACGAACCTGGATCTCGTTGGACAATTCGGCTTTCTGGGAGCCCAGCACCAAACCCTAATCGGCATGGATTATTTGAGGGCAGTCGGCACTTATGAATTCTATGGGAATTACATGGAGCCCACGCCGGGCTTGGATATCGATATTTACAACCCGGCGTACGGCATCGCTCCGTCCTATTACGCTAGCGCGCTGGCAACGCCTTCCGACGGCGGCTTGAACCATTACCTTTTCAGGGATGACTGGTACGGTGTCTATGTGCAGGACCACATCACGCTTTGGGATAAACTGCATATTCTCGGTGGTGGCCGCTATGATTGGGCCAAGACTGGCGTGGGCGTGGGCGCTTCCGCAAGCGCCGCCGAAGCCGGGTTGCCGTCGCGAACAGATGAAGGTTTCAGTCCCCGCGTTGGCCTTCTTTATCAGCCCTGGCCTTGGGCCAGCGTTTACGGTAACTGGACGACTTCGTTCGGGGCCAACAATGGTCTAACCTCGACCGGCGCGACAATTGATCCGGAAATCGGCGAGCAATTCGAAGCCGGGTTGAAAGCCGAATGGTTTGATCGGCGCTTGACGACGACCTTGGCCTACTACCACTTGACCAAGCAAAATTTATTGACCCGCGATTTTAACAGTCCGGATCCGTTTGCCGTCGCGGCGATTGGGAAAGCCCGCAGCCGAGGCATTGAATTGGATTTGAGCGGTCAGGTGACCGACCAGCTCAGTCTTATCGGCAATTATGCTTTTACCGATGCCCGCATCATCAAGGACTTTTCCGGCCTGCAAGGCAATCGCCTGAACAACGTGCCCGAGCATTCCGGCAGTTTGTGGCTAAAGTTGGACATACGTCAGTACCACCCCTTGAACGGGATGCAGTTTGGCGTAGGCGTATTCGCCGTGGGACAGCGGCAGGGAGATAACGACAATAGCTTCGCCTTGCCAGGCTACGTTCGCTTGGATGCCTACACCGGCTACACCTGTAGATTGCGCGATTCGCGGTTGACGGTGCAATTCAATGTCCGCAATCTGCTGGACAAGACCTACTACGAATCCACCGATCCTTTTCAAAACGCGCCGCCTCGGGTTGGTATTTATCCTGGCGCGTCGTTAACTGCGGTGGGATCGATTAAGTTGGAGTTTTAG